A stretch of DNA from Cryptomeria japonica chromosome 4, Sugi_1.0, whole genome shotgun sequence:
TTTTTATTTCAATTGTTTATCTTATAGTTACTAAGACTTATAAACAAAACATCTTTAGTAAACTATTAGAAACTTATTTATAAATTCTTTGAAAATGTTCTTTAAAACAAACCATGAAGTATATGAAGATCACATAGTTGCTCAAATAAAGACGTAATTATATCATTTAATATAAGCTTGAGAATAATGATGATTACAAAGTTTGTGGAGGGAGGAATTAATCGAATTTTTGAATGATCGTTGTATGTTCTTCCTTACCATGACATTAACAACATAAACTAGTGGTTGAGAAATCATATTtccaagaaaatgaaaaaattgtaCGTTCTTCCTTACCACAACATTAACAACATAAACTAATTGTTGAGAAATCATTCACAGAGTTGCTCAAATAAAGACGTaataatatcatttaatataaGCTTGACAATAATGATGGTTACGAAACTTATGGAGGGAGGAGTTCATCAATTTTTTGTATGATCATTGTATGTTCTTCCTTACCATGACATTAACAACATAAGCTAGTGGTTGAGAAATCAttttcaagaaaacaaaaaaattgtatgttCTTCCTAGCACAACATTAACAAGATAAACTAATGGCCGAGAAATCATTCGcctaaaaatgataaaatatgcCATCAATCACTTGCTCCCACTCACTCAAATATTAAAACCATGTGATAGATAATTTTAGTACACAAAAACCACTAGATAATGGGATTAAATATATctataaaaagtaaaaacaaaaaagCACCGCACAATGGATGGGATTTAAAACAAATGGGATTTTGTCATGCAAGCCAACGGCATGTCCAAAAAAGAATTGCGGACTGAACGAGACGACGTGTTGAAACAAACTATCATATTAAAGCAAATTAAAGCAAAAGATTTTACAGTGTGATGTGAATATTCGCTTTTGAGTGGCGAGGATGGCTGAAACTGCTGGTGGATTCCACGCACTTTTTCATTAGACATGGTTGGAGAGGAATAATCTTCATTCCTTGGCATATTCCTACTTTTCCCTCCTATATTAAACCAATGCCTAATGGTGGTACATCCATTCAGTTTCAATCTTGCATGCTCTGGCATACCAGTAGTTGTTCTCTGTATCAGTTTATTAATAGAGTATTCAAGATGGACACAGTTGTAGTCTTTGATTTTGATCTCACCATTGTGGACTGTGACAGTGATCCATGGGTCATCGAGCAGCTCGGAAACACTCCACTCTTTGAGTCCTTGCTCCCCACTATTCCATGGAATCCTCTCATGgtgaacaactttttttttttactgTCTGAGGGTTTATCAGAATTCGATTGCATAGTTTTGAATTAGTTTTCATTCGCTGTGGATTCTGATGTTCTTGATTGAAACTTTTTGATCAAAATTCACTATTTTAGAACTGATAGAACTGATTTCCAGAGAAGATTACAAATTTTATGATACCCTGTTTCTAGGAGGGCTGTGTGCTACTCTTGAATCTCATAGACTACTTTGTTTTGGTTCATTTCATTGATTCCTTGCTTCCCACTCTTTCATAGAAGTCTTTCATGgtgaacattttttatttattatgtgataaTTTATCTGGATTTAATTGTATAGTTTTGAATTAGTTTTCATTCAACTCTTTGATTCCTTGCTTCCCACTCTTCCATGGAATTCTCTAATGGTgatcaacaatttttattttttttggggggggggtatcTGATGATTTATCAGAATTCTATTGCATGGTTTTGAATTAGATTTCATTCACTGTCGATTTGGTGTTTTTGATTCAAACTTTTTTATCAAAATTCACTGTAGTAAAACTAATTTTGAGAAAAGATTACAAATTTTCTGACACCGTGTTTCTAAGTAGGCCCTGTGCTACTCTTGAATCCCATAGACTACTTTGATCTTATGAATGTTCTCACAACTTTTTTAATGTTAATCCAAGCTCTTGAATCAATCTTCATTGATCCATTATtgttgagtttttcattgtttcacATGGTGAACTTTTTTTTATTCTGTGATGTTTTATCAGAATTCAATTCAGTTGCATAGTTTTGAATTAGTTTTCATTCACTGTGAATTTTGATGTTCTTGGTATAAACTTTTTGATCAAAATTTACTGTGAAATTTGATGTTCTTGGTATAAACTTTTTGATCAAAATCTACTATGAAAGAACTGATTTTGGAGAAAGATTATAAATTTTATGATGCCCTGTTTCTAAAATGACCGTCTACTACTTTTAGTGAATGTTACTAAAATCATTCATTTCATTGACCCATAACTTTTTTTTACTGCTAATCCAAATTTCTGAATTAATCTTCATTGACCCAttattgagtttttcattgtttctGTAAACTTTTACAAGGCTTAAAGTCTCTTTGAATTTGGGGCTTGCAGGACAAAATGATGGGTGAGCTCCATGACCAGGGGAAGACAATAAGTGACATTGAAGGTGGCTTAAGGACCATTCCTCTTTATCCAGAGACCATCAGAGCAATCAAGTTTGCCTTCTCCTTGGGGTGAGTGATAGGACTTTCATTCAAGGTTTTTTaacatatctatttttttttttgttttctctctGGTTTTGAATGAGTAAAGAGATCACAGTTCCATTTTCAATAGTTGTGccaatgttttgttttgttttgtttgagcAGGTGTGATCTTCGGATTGTGAGTGATGCTAATGTGTTTTTCATTAAAACCATCCTTGAAACACATGATTTGCTCCACTATTTCACTGAGATAAAGACAAACCCTGCATTTATTGAGGAGGATGGGAGACTGAGAATTTGCCCATTCCACCCCTTGACAGAAGATCCCCATGGCTGCAACCTCTGCCCTCCCAATATGTGCAAGGTGTGAATTCTTTTCCACACACTTTTTACTAGTATATTGTGTGAATGAAAGCATAAAAACCACAGGTTTCAAGTGTTTATACTTCATGCTTAAtgtttgttttgtgttgcaggGAGCAATTATTACTGAAATGAGGAACTCCATAGAAAATGGGTGGAACAGGCGTTTTATTTATCTGGGAGATGGTGCCGGAGATTTCTGCCCTACCTTAAAATTAGTGGAGGGAGATGATGTCCTGCCCAGAAAAGAGTGAGAAATTTAACCCCACATGCACATTTCTAGCTGTTTTCTGTTCAAGAAAACTTAAAtataaattgatttgatttgattttttttgttttttataggTATCCACTTTCAAAGCTAATTGAGAAGAATCCGGAACTGGTGAAGGCCCAAATCCATGAATGGTCCAATTCCAAGGACGTTGAGGATTTGCTCTTCAAGTTACTTAAACCTTCAGAAACAGATTTCTGTCTTTAATGTCTGAtgtttgttttcttcttcatttctGCAATAGAGAGGATGAAAACATTCTTCGTATATGCATCATGTTCTAAAAGAAGACGGCTTTTCTTAGAAATGAGCCAGATTCTGGTGGGAAAGCTTTATGCTACCAGGAAATTTGTGTGCTAATCATTGGTCATGGAAGGGTTTCTTTGTTCACCAATTAAAATTGTCTTCTAtgagcatataatttttttttaaaaaattacttatcATCAGTTTTATGTCATTTTGTGTGATATATAGTCTCGTCTTATTATTTCGATTAAtggcttttttttttaattgatattcagaaataaaatataatttcattAAAGACAATTTTCATATTTTAGTTTACAATTCTTATATTCAATTTAAATTGTGTGTGGAAACGATCCAAGTCACTTGTCAAGCATGGAGTCAACCTTCATGTTTGACAACTCAAATTGCATGGTGGGCCTAAGCTAACTTATATTCAACTAGTTGTTATTCATTGTTCTTGTACCCACAACAAATTAAATGGACGCTTCCCCTAGATCATTTTCATTAACAAATTAATCCATTATCTAACAAAGAATCAAGAAGGTGGTTGATTGATGGAGGGTACTATAAAAAACActtaccccatgtccccatgcggctgcttatGAGCATTTTctgcttaaaaattgaaaataagctttgaaaaaaaggggggcTAGAAGTGGCTGCTTATTGAAAAAAAAGACACATGGCTTCACTATATTTTTTTgcttatgaattttatttgttaaaatattatcaataatttcatttacaaaataaTTTAAGAGATTGCATAAAAATAAGCTAAGCAGTAGCATGGGGACATGCCCTACAACAAAAATTAATACTACATAAATGGTAAGAAAAATAACCCACTTTCAATTTCTTTAATAATATGGAATTACAAAATTATAAAACCTTACACTCTAGAACCATTACAGAGAAAGTCAACTCTCTAAGGAAACCTTACAATCTAGAGCCATCTAGAGCCACTCTCTAAGGAAACCTTACAACCCTCAAAATTTTTGGAAAGTGTAACTCCCCTTTTTTTGTGACctatcatttttattttctttttccttgctttGGAATATGCCCAAAATGGGTTTTATGGCCCACCaaagtattttgaattttttttcattttccctCTTAAAATAGAACAACTTTTGGAGACCATAACTTTTGATTTGGGAACCCGATCAGCCCATTTTTTTAAAACAGAAAGAGCTTGAAGTGATCTACACCATGCTTTTTCCCAAAACAAGAATTGATTAGACATTCATCAAGGTCTCATTCGATCATTTAAAGGTCcaaaatttaagtttgaatttttaataGGATTTTTAAACCTTAAAACATTAATCTCTCAAATGATAAAAGATATTGAAATGATTCCCTCAAATAGTTTTGCCTAAGTGTGACTATTTTGGTGAACAATCTATCAGACAAGGTTCAAGTTTTTGGTATGCATTGTGCCGCATTTTTTCATCTTTGTTTGCAATTATAGTATGATGTTGTTGGATGAAAAATGATGTTATATATCAGGTTTCATGGTTCTATTTATTCTGTAGTTGAAGTTGTATTGGTCTGAGTGATAGCCATGTGAATACAATGTAACTGTTTGCAAGAATGCCTTGCATTCCTCCGCTTTctgaatattttgtgttatgggtaGTCAATATAGTGTTGTTGGTTTCAAGTGATGCTATGTTGTGCATCCACATGTGTTATGGTGATTCAAATCATTTTTTGAGTTTGTTTAGTTGAGTTGTTTTATTGATTCTATCTTCTGAAGTCGACTTGAGTATTTTGGGTTTGTGCAGTTGCATGCACTAGCCTTAATGGCACTTCCACAACAAGATAGACATAAAGAAAACCCTGTCAAGCCAAAGACCCAAACCCCAACTCAAGGAGGGGGAGAAGCACCCAGGCCTTGACATAGAGGGGAGTGGGGGAGCGGGGGGGCGAAGGACTTCCCCTTACGCCTGAGACAAACAACAATCCAGTAAATATTGTCACAAGGATCCACAACAGAAGAAGAGTGCAGGGAGGTCTCCACAACTAATCTATCCACTATGGATGCACGTCATTGTGGTGAAACAACAAAAGGTTTCAGCAACAAAACACCATTAGAAGTAGGTTCCATGGGAGTAGAACAAGGCTACAGAACAGGAGAATCACATCATTTTTTGAGTTTTGCTATGTTGGGCATCCACGGGTTTTATGGTGATTCACATCATTTTTTGAGTTTGTCTAATTGAGTTGCTTTATCAATTCTATCTTTTGAAGTCGACTTGTGTATTTTGGGTTTGTGCGGTTGCATGTGGAGTTGAAGGCGATAATTTGGATTGATAGGAAGATTTGTCGACATGGTGTGatgcttcaaaaaaaaaattcccttctacattgcattggAGAATGGATTTGGGGCTAACTGTTTATACTTTTCATGTTACTTCTAAGTAGGCCGACCTAATTGATGTATTTCTTTGTACGAGTGAAATATAAAGGAATGAGATCTTCTGGAGGAAGGTATGAGTTTGATGAGATATATTTGAAGTGTGTACATATGGTGTCTTGTGTAAGTGCGCATTTGCATATGAGCAATAATGAAGGCAATTTCAGATGTTTAGAACAGTGAGCTATAATCAGCATTTCAAAGAATATGGTTCTACCCAATTCAACAAATATTATTCTTTGTAATCATCTATTATATCTTGCCCCAAAGGGTTGGTCTTTAGTATTTTACAGgtccattgtatcttgccctaaggttgtgtgccttagtctacTAAGTCCAAATTAGGAGCAGAGAGCTTCCTTGTTCtagagcctaaaacattgtaatcagttttcatataGCGAGAtagttctcactatggtttttcccacattaggttttccacAAAAAAATCTTGGTGTCCTTGTGTATTGATATGTTGGTCTTTTGATTTCAGGTGTTTACATTTGTACATGTGTTAATTGGAATGAATGAAAAATGAATGGtttttaatatatgttgattcatccctcccaccccacccccctcttagcatCTAGAAGTGTGCAACTAATCAATGACATGTCATTATCAAATACAAATTCCAACAGTTGCATTCATAGCACATCCCCAACAATAAGAACCACATCtttgagagagacaaagagatgtCAATATAATGTTATAATGCATGGAGCTATTGGCTATCTAGAACCA
This window harbors:
- the LOC131076686 gene encoding thiamine phosphate phosphatase-like protein produces the protein MPNGGTSIQFQSCMLWHTSSCSLYQFINRVFKMDTVVVFDFDLTIVDCDSDPWVIEQLGNTPLFESLLPTIPWNPLMDKMMGELHDQGKTISDIEGGLRTIPLYPETIRAIKFAFSLGCDLRIVSDANVFFIKTILETHDLLHYFTEIKTNPAFIEEDGRLRICPFHPLTEDPHGCNLCPPNMCKGAIITEMRNSIENGWNRRFIYLGDGAGDFCPTLKLVEGDDVLPRKEYPLSKLIEKNPELVKAQIHEWSNSKDVEDLLFKLLKPSETDFCL